GTTGAGTTGCTCAACGCTGAAAAGATAGCAAAGAGATGAATTCATGAGACAAGGATACTTCATGCCTCACTATATTCAGCACAAGAGCTTTACCTAGAAAATGAGAATTGCAGCCCTCCTACAGGATAAAGACAGCCATTAAAAGTTAAATCAAATCCAGCAAGAAACCAATAGATTAAATGGTAAGGAGGATATAGAGAACCTAAGTgcttaattaattaaaacaagTATGCATGAATCATGGGGATTCAAAGAACTACAACGGACATGAGAGACAGTTATTACCACACAATCTGAAGAATCACTGTCTGTATTCGAAAGAAGTCAAAATGAATATTACGCTTCTTTGAAACCCACTTACACATTATCCATGTCAGAACAAAAAGTATGCTCTAAATCTATTTTATCAACTAAAAGAGAAGTACTAACTATAAGTTACAAATTCTATCTCCAGATATTCGCCAAAGGTATGTCCAACACAGAGCCAACAACAATCGTCTAACAAGAATGAAATAATTTGAAACTAAAGACAGAAGAGTATATAAGACAGTAAAAAGAGGCCTAAGAGGCTAATTTTGCCTAGTCATAGTCCTTGTCTAACAAGACATAGTAGCAAAAGAACTACAGTTACAATAACAATGAGCTGGAATtccaaatacagtagcaagaagtTAAATTTAACACTGGCTTTGATATTGCCAACGGAATATCCGCAGATGGGTACAATTAAGGAAAGATTTTTGCAAAGCTTTAGCAAACTATAGAAGAAACATTATGAAAGAGAAAGGAGAAGAAAAGACACTAATTCGCAAGTCACCACTAGAGGAGAAGACAAGAGCCATCAATACATTTTCAGACTTGGTAGATAAAATCCATATGGGGCAAGAGATTCGTTAGCCAAAAGACTCGTAATAAAGATTAAAAGAGTCATAATACAAGATGGTCCTCACAAGATTTCTGTACTTAATAGTTCTCAAAGAACAAGTCGGACAATTGATAGATTCATTGATTAAAAATTGAGACAACCACTTTAAGGACAAGCTTCTTTACCAAAACAAGAAAATAACAAATCTCTGACAAGCTCTGCCTGAGAAAAGAACAGACCAGCAAGGAGTACTCCAGCAAACAAGTAGCATGGTTTATTATTGCAACCAAATGTCATCATTTAAACACCCAATTTAATATCAACTAATCAGGGGTTTGATCCCCAGCAGGGCCAGGTTTGCATCATTAATCCCTTATTTCTTTGGTGTATATGCCTATGCATATGGTTAAGGGAAAAAAGTTGGAAGACACGATGAATTAAATACAAATGAAACTAATATAATTAAaatcaaagaaagaaaaggatgaCATGAAAAACATGATGCTTGAACAGATATATCAACTATCCTATGATCAATGATCCTATCATCTCATTCCAAAAAAAGCGATATATGGAATTGCAAAAGCATAAAAATCGACAATCACACAGAACAATAAAGTAAGAAAGACAATTATAATTGCTAGAGAACATAGAGAACAGTGTAAAACGGATAGTTCTACACAAAGATAAGGTAGATCCACAGCGAGGCAGGGAAGGCCACCACGATAGATACAGGATCTTATAACCGTAGCAAGCTGGCCAAGATCCAATCAGAGAAGAAATCACACAAGTTTATCCACAGCATAATAAAGAATTAGAAACCCTAGATTTTGATATTTTAGAAGGGAGATGGCCTGATAGGCGCACCTATTCATcgatcatcaccatcatcatcttttctcttcttcatcgTTGGAGGGTTTCTAATCACTGGATGAGGAGGGTTTGGCGGAGCGCTTGGTGCTGTCGTAGTCGACGACCTCGGCATCAGCGAGGGACCGGGAGTGCTGGACGATGGAGCGGCCGATGGAATTGATCCactcctccttctccttctcggAGTCGGCGATGAAGTACATGGTCTCGCCCCGGGTGGAGATTTCGAAGGCGAAGGCGCGATTGAGGACGTCCTCGGCGCCCTTGACGGTGAGACAGGAGGCGACGGGGATGACGCCACGGGGAGTGGACGCGCGGGTGACAGTGGAGTCCTTGAACCAGAAGAGCTTCCCCTGCTTCAGCACGAACCACCGGCGGCGCCACGTCTTGATGTACTCCCCCTGCTTCGTCAGCCACCCCGT
The window above is part of the Musa acuminata AAA Group cultivar baxijiao chromosome BXJ2-6, Cavendish_Baxijiao_AAA, whole genome shotgun sequence genome. Proteins encoded here:
- the LOC135615826 gene encoding pleckstrin homology domain-containing protein 1-like, which produces MAASLWRSVFGGSAAPVEEEERVAFWSSPERTGWLTKQGEYIKTWRRRWFVLKQGKLFWFKDSTVTRASTPRGVIPVASCLTVKGAEDVLNRAFAFEISTRGETMYFIADSEKEKEEWINSIGRSIVQHSRSLADAEVVDYDSTKRSAKPSSSSD